One window of the Amphiura filiformis unplaced genomic scaffold, Afil_fr2py scaffold_100, whole genome shotgun sequence genome contains the following:
- the LOC140144943 gene encoding uncharacterized protein yields the protein MTMALLYLWKQLEKFSSGVTLLSNITWLMICKQRKEKDSNGWIHTGDLGVLDEAGYLTIKGRKKDIILKEAVNLIPVELEAVLYEHPKVLGAMVIGLPDERVGEEICACIRSMPYWFQSTFSSSMNFQRLRMESIHALKQHELRRKHSTYNSLLTQSNNSIQLNSWGCRMSSPTERSKYTCNNRKCKEFDLMLTCFLHPGLHHCELILALVLGAEPSRLY from the exons ATGACAATGGCATTATTGTACCTGTGGAAACAGTTGGAGAAATTCTCGTCCGGGGTTACTCTGCTTTCAAATATTACTTGGCTGATGATTTGCAaacaaaggaaagaaaaagatagCAATGGGTGGATACATACTGG cGATTTAGGTGTGCTGGATGAAGCAGGCTATCTTACgataaaaggaaggaaaaag GATATCATCCTCAAGGAAGCAGTCAACTTAATACCGGTAGAGTTAGAAGCAGTGTTGTACGAACATCCAAAAGTACTAGGAGCAATG GTGATTGGATTGCCTGATGAAAGAGTGGGTGAAGAAATCTGTGCCTGTATCAG GTCTATGCCCTATTGGTTCCAAAGTACGTTCTCTTCTTCGATGAATTTCCAACGACTCCGAATGGAAAG TATTCACGCCTTGAAGCAACACGAATTGCGAAGGAAGCATTCAACATATAATAGCTTATT GACGCAATCAAATAATTCGATCCAGCTTAACAGCTGGGGATGCAGAATGTCTTCACCAACCGAACGGTCAAAATATACTTGTAATAATAGAAAATGTAAAGAATTTGATCTTATGCTAACTTGCTTCCTGCATCCGGGCCTGCACCATTGTGAGTTAATTTTGGCCTTAGTGTTGGGAGCAGAACCAAGTAGGCTATATTAA